The following is a genomic window from Mycobacteriales bacterium.
GCCGCCTCGAGCCGCTCCGGGTACGTCGTCCAGTTGTAGACCGGTACGTAGTCGGCGGGGTTGGAGATCGCCGGTCCGCCGGCGGCGCCGGCCGGGTCGATGGTGCCGGTCCAGTGGTAAAGCCGGTTGGGCGTCGTCGGACCCTGAATCGAGCAGTGGTAGTGGTCGCAGATCGTGAAGGCGTCGGCGAGTGCGTACTGCCAGGGGATGTCGGATCGGGTGAAGAACCCCATGGTCTCCTCGCCCTTGGCGGCGACCCATCGGTTCCAGGCGCCGGAGTTCCACGCCTCGTGCGTCCCCTCCCAGCTGTGGTCGAGGTCGCCGGCCTCCTGCGCGTCGTACTGCGCGGTGTCCATGTGCCACGGCAGCAGCGTTCCGCCGTCGGTGCGCGTCGCATCCGGCTGAGTCAGTACGTCGGCGCCACCGGGATAGGTCAACAACCGCTTGTCACCGAGGCCGCGGACGCCCCCGAGGGACCCGTAGTAGTGGTCGAACGAGCGGTTCTCCTGCATCAGCACAATGACGTGCTCGACGTCGGCGATCGTGCCGGAGCGGCCGCCGTGGGTCGCGGCGGAGGCGCGAGCGGGGCTGAGTCCGGCGACCGCCGCACCACCTGCCACCGCTGCACTGCCGGACAGGAACCGTCGTCGGGAGACACCAGTCATGGCGCGTACTAAACCCACTCAGATCGAACGCGTTGCAACGGACGAATGAACATTTCGGGCCGCGCGGCCGCCGAAATCCGGTTGGCGGTCGGCCGGGCGCCGGTTAGCGTGGTGATCACCTGCCGCCGAGGGAGAGGAGCCATGACGATGACTGTTCTTTCGCATGTCCTCCGTCCCGCCGGTTCCGCGTCCGGCGTGCTGGTCGTCGCGCTCACGCGCTGAGACGGCTCGGTCGCCGACGCCTCCTTCCAGGAGCACAGCAGTGACCGAAAGCCTCTCCGCCCTCGGGTGGAACCCTGATCTCGCCCAGCAGTTCGCCACCACCGCGCCACCCGGGTGCATCCCCGGCCGGGTCGGCCGCATCGACCGCGGCGGGCTGCTTGTTCACACCGGCTCCGACGTGGTGGCCGCGGTTCCCGCCGGCCGGCTATTCCGCGACGACGACGCCGACCGGCTCGCCGTCGGGGACTGGGTGGTCCTCGACGATCGGCGGGTCATCGCGATCCTGCCTCGGCGCACCGTCCTGACCCGGCAGGACAGCGGTGGCGCCGCGGTCGAGGCGCCCGTCGCGTCCAACGTCGACATCGTCCTCGTCGTCATCGCCCTGGACGGAGCGTTGCGTCTGGGTCGCCTCGAGCGTTACGTCGCCTTCGCCTGGAGCTCAGGAGCTACGCCCGTCGTCGTCCTGAACAAGGCGGATCGCTGCCCGGACGTGCCGGGCGCGGTCAGCGAGGCCGAGACGGTCGCGGTGGGCGCCGCGGTACACGCAGTAAGTGCCCACGACGGCACCGGACTCGACGAGCTGCGGACCTACGTCGTGGACGGCGCGACCGCCGCACTGATCGGCCCGTCCGGCGTGGGCAAGTCCACCATCGTCAACCGGCTGACGGCCACCGACGCGAGCCCGACCACCGAGATCCGGTCCGACGGCAAGGGTCGGCACACGACGACCTGGCGCGAACTCGTCCCGCTGTCCGGCGGCGGCGTACTCCTCGACACGCCGGGCCTGCGTGGACTCGCCTTGTGGGAGTCAGGCGAGGGCGTCGACGCGACCTTCGCCGACATCGGGGAGCTCATCGAGAACTGCCGCTTCACCGACTGCGCACACAAAGCCGAGCCGGGCTGCGCGGTGCTGGGTGCCGTCGAAGCCGGCACCCTCGCGCCGGAACGACTGGCCCGGTACCGCAAGTTACTGCGGGAGGAGGCATGGCTCGCGGGCCGCCGGGACGCCCGCGCCCGTGCCGCCGAGTCCGCGCGCCTGCGGCGCTTCTCCCGGGAGATCCGCGACCAGCCGCACCGCTGACGTCCTTGTGCCGGACAGGCCGCCGTGGTGGGCTTGCCGACATGGAGATCGAGAAGGCGCAGGACTTCCTGCGGTCGAATCATCGCGGCGTACTGAGCACCAATCGCTCGAGTGGTGGCGTGCAGCTCTCGCCCGTCACCGCCACGGTCGACGATTCCGGTGCGGTGGTCATCAGCAGCCGTGAGCCGGCGTACAAGGTCCGCAACCTGAGCCGCGATCCGCGAGCGTCTTACTGTGCTCTCAATGACGGCTTCTTCGGTGAGTGGCTGCAGATCGACGGTCGCGCCGAGATCGTGCCGCTGCCCGAGGCGATGGACGGCCTGGTCGACTACTACCGGTCGATCTCCGGCGAACACGACGACTGGGACGAGTACCGCGCCGCCATGCGCGCGCAGCGTCGCGTCCTGATCCGGATCACCATCGAGCGCGCCGGTCCGGACCGATCCGGCTGAGTCCCTCGGTCGCTCGGCGCCCCGCGCATGGTCGGCGCCCCGCGCATGGTCGGGGGGCTGGCGTCGACGTAGGACGCTCTACTCGCAGAAATCGCGTCAATGTGCGAGTACAGCGTCCGATGTCGGCCCCCAACCCCCGGCGCCGACATCGTGCGTGCTACTCGCATAAGCGGCTCCCGGATGCGAGTACGGCGCACGATGTCGCCCGCCGCCTGCGCGTGGGCTGGAGCCCGGCGTGCGGCGTTGCATGGGTCTAGGCCGGCGGGACGACCTGCAGCCGGCGCACCGGTGTCGCCGCGAGCCGCCGCCGTGCATCGGTGAGGGCGGGGCCCTCGCGCAGCTTCGGCGGGAGGAGCGCGGTGGTCGTCCGGAGCACCCGCAGCCCGGCGGCGACCGCGAACCTCGTGGTCGGCAGGCCGGGTAGCCAGTACATCCGGCGGGCCCATCCGGGCAGCGCACCGAGGGCGAGGCCGGCGACGCCGGCCCAGGCCGGGCGGGCCGGGGTGCCGAGCACGACCCAGGTCGGCATCGGCGGCACCAGCACGAAACGGGCCGCGGACCGGGCGGCCGGAGTCAACCGCAGTGTCGACCGCATGCCGGCGAGATAGGACTCGAGGTCGCCGGCGGTACGCGGCACCATGTCCGCGGGCACGCCCACGAGTTCGGCCGAGCGAACCTGTTCGGCGACGTAACGGTCGGCGTCGCGGGCGTTGGGCCCGACGCCGGCGAGCCGGGCTGTGGCGAGCGTCGAGTCGACCTCCGCGCAGTGCACCCACAGCAGCAGATCGGGCTCGTCGAGACGGAAGACGCGTCCGGTGTCCGGATCGACGGCGGCGAGACTGCGGTGGATCCGGCGTATCCGGGCTGCCGCCTGCTCGGCGTCGGCGACGGTGCCGAAGGTCGTGACGCCGAGGTATTCGCTGGTGCGCTGCAGCCTGCCCCACGGGTCGGTGGTGAAGCCGTCGTGCGCGGCGACGCCGGCGATCGCCCGCGGATGCAGTGCCTGCAGCAGCAAAGCGCGCAGGCCGCCCACGAAGAACACCACCGGATCGGCGTGCAGTCGCCAGGTCACCGAGTCCGGGCCGAAGAAGCCGAGGTCGGAGGTCATGATCGTCGAGCGTCGCACACACCAAGTGGGTCGGCGACTCGAGCGCAGGCCCGAGAGTGGACGGTCAGTCGTGCTCGTCCACTGTGGACCAGAAGTCGAGCAGGATCCGGGCCGTCTCGTCCGGATTCTCGACCGCGGGGGAGTGCTGGGCACCGGGGATCGCGACGAATCCGGCCCCGAGCCGGTGCGCCATCTCTTCCTGGACGGCCGGTGACCACGCGTTGTCCTCCACGCCGCAGGCGACGAGCAGCGGTACTCCGGCCGCGGCGAGTTCGTCGACCCGGTCGGGCTCGCGGCGCAGCGCGTCGGCCATTCCCTTCAGGCCGGCCGCCGAGGAGGCGAGGAACCGGCGCTTGAGGAAGTCGCGGAGGTCGACGGGTGTCGCCTGCCAGCGCGGATCGCTGGACTCGGCTGCCTCGATGGCGGCGTAGACCGCGGGCAGGCCGCCGCTGTCGAGGACCGGTTCGAGGGCCTCGAGCCGCGCGCGTCGTTCGCCCACTGCGGCCGCCGGACCCGAGTCGAGCAGCACGTACGACGACACCGTCGACGGCGTCGCCAGCACCAAAGCACGCCCGACCAGCCCGCCGAAGGAGTGGCCGACCAGGTGCGGCCGGGCACGCAGGTCGGCGATCACGGCGGCGACGTCGGCGGCCAGGACGTCCATGCCGTAGGCCGCCGGATCGTCCGGACCGGGGGACTCGTACTGGCCGGGCAGGTCGATCGCGACCGTGCGCCGGCCCGTTGCGGCCAGCCGGTCGAGCAGCGGGGCGAAGTCCTCCTTGCTGCCGGTGAAGCCGGGCACGAGCAGCGCGGGTGTCAGCCGACCAGGTCCGGTGTCCAGGACTGCGACCGGACCGGAGGGTGTGCGGACGGTACGACGCTCGGCGGCGTGGGAGGCGAGTTGGCTCACCGGGACATCCTGCCGGAGCCGCAACTCGTCCGATCGGTCACGTCAGTCGAACGCCGTCGTCGCTTCGGGGGACACGGCCACGATGGCCGACCCGATCCGGGCCAGCGCGGTGGGCGCGGACGGCACCGTGGCGGTGACGCGCCGCACGACCTGACCCGTGGCCACGGCGTACTCCGCGAATCCGGTGTTCTGGGGGACGAGTGCGGCGGAACCCTCGACGTCGGCCGGGCCGGTGGCCGGCGCCGACCACGCGATCCGCGGCCGGTCCAGCGCGAGCGCGAACACCCGGTTCCCGTCGAAGGCGACCAGGCGTCCGTCGGCGACCGCGCCGGTCGGCAGCTGCCGGGCCGCATCGGTGAGGCCGTGGCCGCTGATGGATCCCACCGCGTGACCGGTCGAGCTGAACACCGACAGCGTGGCGCGGCCACCGATCCGCGACAGCAACGTCACCCGATTGTCGGCACCGAGCAGCTGAGGATTCTCACCGCCGGCGGCCACGGTCCACTTCTTGTCGCCGCTGTAGGAATCGAGGGCGATCAGAGAGTCGCCGCGGCGTCCGCAGTCGGCCACCACGACCACCCCGACGTCGCCGCCGGCGACCGGGCCCATGGTGCAGCCGGGCTTGCTGAAGCTCCAGGCGTCACCGCCACCGTCGGTGTAGAACGCGGTGAGGCCGGCCTTCTCGGTCGCCACGACGACGTTGGGCGCGGCCACCAGCCTGATGTGCGCACCGAGGTCGGCGTTGCGGTACCACCGGCGGCTTCCGGTGTCCGGGTCGAACGCGGTGATGTCGCTGCAGGACGTGCCGTTGCGGAACACCGCGACCGCGCTGGAGTTGGCGACGACCCACGAGCACAGGTCGGCGTTTCCGCGGCGGTAGTGCCACTTGATCGCGCCGGTGCGCGGGTCGCGCCCGGCGATCTCGTGCCGGTCGGCGGTGACCACGGCCGCCGGGCCGACCGGGCTCCCGGCCGACGGCGTACCGGAAGCCGACCACGCCCGGTGGACGGTGCCGGCCGGCTCGGTCGGACTGAGCGCCCGGGGTGCCTGCGCGGCGACCGCGTAGCTGAGGGTCCACCAGTCGCTGGTGAGTACGACGGGTATGCCGACCGCCGCCGCGACGATGACGAGGACGGCCGCGCCGACCAGCGCGCGACCCCAGCGCGAGCCGGGGATGCCGAGGGCCACCGGCGGTCGATCAGCCGGTCGGCCGCGATGCCGCGGTGTCCGAGCCGCCGGTCGAGTCGCCGGCCCCGTCGCCCTGGTGGCGTCGCTGCCCGCCGCGGCGCCGACGGCGCGGTCGACGGGTGTCCGCCCGACCCGGCTCGCCCTGCTCCGGGACACCGCCGGAGGTCGAGTCGGTCGCCTCGGGTCCGGCGGAGGCATCCACCGGGTCGCCCCGGCGGGTGCGGCGGCGGCTGCGGCCCTTGCCGGGTGCGGGTCCGCGGGACTCGTGGTCGGATCCGTGGTCGCGGGCCCGGTCGCTGCGACCGTCCCGCCGGCGGCCCGCGTCCCGTCCTCCGCTGACCGCGCGCCGGCCCGTCTCGCCGATGTCCTCGACCTTCTCGGCCCGCAGACCCGCGCGCTTGCGCTGGTCGCGGGGCAGGGTGCCGCCGGCGCTCTCGGGGATGTCGAGGTCGGCGTAGAGGTGGGCGGACGTCGAGTAGGTCTCCGGCGGGTCGTCGAAGGACAGGCCGAGTGCGGTGTTGATGTGCTTCCACCGCGGGACGTCGTCCCAGTCGACGAACGTGACGGCCGTGCCGTCGCCGCCGGCCCGCCCGGTGCGGCCGATCCGGTGCAGGTAGACCTTCTCGTCCTCCGGGCACTGGTAGTTGATGACGTGGCTGACGCCGGTCACGTCGATGCCGCGCGCGGCGACGTCGGTCGCGATGAGTACGTCGACCTTCCCGCTGCGGAACGCCCGCATCGCCTGTTCGCGGGCGCCCTGGCCGAGGTCGCCGTGCACGGCGGCGGCGGCGAACCCACGGTCGGTCAGGTCGTCGGCGACCTTCGCGGCGGTGCGCTTGGTCCGGCAGAACACCATGATGAGCTCGCGGTCACGGCTCTGCAGGATGCGGGCCAGGAGTTCGACCTTGTCCATGGCGTGCGCCCGGTAGACCAGCTGCCGGGTCTCCGGGACGGTGCTGCCCTCGTCGTTGCCGTGGGCGCGGACGTGGGTCGGCTGGCGCATGAACGCCCGCGACAGGGAGACGATCGGCGCCGGCATGGTGGCGCTGAAGAGCATTGTCTGCCGCTCGGTCGGCACCGAGGCGAGGATCCGCTCGATGTCGGGCAGGAAGCCGAGGTCGAGCATCTCGTCGGCCTCGTCGAGTACGAGGACGGACACCCGGTCGAGCACCAGGTGACCCTGCTGGACCAGGTCGAGCAGCCGCCCGGGCGTCCCGACGACTACATCGACGCCCTTCTGCAGCGCCGAGACCTGCGGCTCGTAGGCCCGGCCGCCGTAGATGGCGACACAGCGGGCTTGGCTGCGGGCGCCCGCGGCCTGCAGGTCGCGGGTCACCTGGACGCACAGCTCCCGGGTGGGGACGACGACCAGGGCCTGCGGGGTCGCACCCTTCTCGCCGGGCAGCGTGATCCGCTGCAGCAGCGGTACGCCGAACCCGAGCGTCTTGCCGGTACCGGTGCGGGCCTGGCCGATCAGGTCGTGGCCGGGCAGCGCTATCGGGAGGGTGAGCTCCTGGATCGCGAAGGTGCGGGCGATGCCGACGTCGGCGAGCGACTCGACGATCGTCGGGTCGACGCCGAGATCGGCGAAGAGCGGTGCCGACTGCTCGACATCGGCGCGGGCCGCGAGCGGTTCGAACCGCTCGGCCTCTTCACCGGCGACGAGATCGGTGCGGTGCTCGGCGGCGACGGCATCCGTCGCCGCGGCGGAATCTGCTCCGCCGGCGGAATCCTTCTCTGAGTTGGTCATGAACGCCTTCCTCTGTGGACGCGCCAACGTCCACGACTCGGGCTGATCAACCTCGACCGCGCACCCTGCTGGGGTGGCGGGATAGGGCGCCCGAAGCGGCGTCCGCGCACAAGAACCGACGCATTACGCGCCGTCAACGAGTTCAGGGTACCCCGTACGGCGCGGACCAATCGAACGACGTGCCGCACATCACGACCGGCGCGCCGCCCGGGGTAGGGTCCCGGATCGTGCCCGAGTCCCCCGAGCAAGCGGCTGCGCTGCCCAGTCAGCATGCCGTGGTCGATCTGCTCGGCGTACTCGCCTACGGCGAGCTCACCGCGTTCGGCCGGTTGGCGACCGACTCCCGGCTCGCGCCCACCCTCGCCGGACGGGCAGCCCTGGCCGAGATGGCCGCCGCCGAGATCGGGCATTTCGGACGGCTCCGTACCCGCCTGACCGAGATGGGCGTCGACCCGGACACGGCGATGGCGCCGTTCATCATTCCGCTGGACGCCTTCCACGACTCCACCCGGCCGAGAACCTGGCTCGAGGGACTGGTCAAGGCCTACGTCGGCGACGGCATCGCCGCCGACTTCTACCGGGAGATCGCCGGCTGGCTGGATCCACCCACCCGGGACCTGGTGCTCGAGGTGCTCGAGGACACCGGGCACGCCGCGTTCGCCGTCCGGGAGGTGCGGGCCGCGATCGACGCCGACCCGCGGGTCGCGGGGCGGCTGGCGCTCTGGGCCCGGCGGCTGCTCGGCGAGGCGATCTCGCAGGCGCAACGGGTCGCCGCCGATCGGGACGCCCTGGCCGAACTCATCGTCGGCGGGTCCGGTGACCTCGCCGGCATCGGAACGCTGTTCAAGCGGCTCACCGACGCGCACGCGCAGCGGATGCGCAACCTCGGCCTGTCCGGGTGATCCGCGGGCGGGCCTCTGCAGGTGATCCGGGGCCGTCAGTCAGCTGGCGATGAAGCCGACCCGCCGGCTCTCGGTCTCGGCGATCTCGACATAGGCGACCTTCTGCGACGGCACGATCAACCGCCGGCCCTTGTCGTCGACCAGGGAAAGCACCCCGTCGGCATCGGCCAATGCGGCAGTCACCGCCTGCTCGACCTCTTCCGGGGTCTGCGCCGATTCCAGCACCAATTCACGCGGCGATTGTTGTACGCCGACCTTGACCTCCACCGCGCGCCTCCCTGCATCGGACTTCCTGGTTGCCAGGGTAGTCGACCGGCGCGCCCGATTCGCGGCCGTGCTGTCCGCCCGTAGCGAAGGGCGATCAGTCGTTCTCGCCCTGTCGCGGGAAGCTGGAGATGCCCCGCCAGGCGAGCGTCTCGAGCAGCCGCACGGCGTCCTCCTTCGGCACGGCCCGGTCGCGCAGCAGCCAGTACCGCGCGCCGACCTCGGAGATCCCGATCATCGCCATCGACAGCAGTTCGGCCTGAACCCGGGCGAGGCCGGTGTCGGCCGCGATCGTGTCGGCGAGCGCCTGCATGCACAGGTGGCTGGTGCGTTCGACGCGTTCCCGGACGGCCGGTTCATTGCGCAGATCGGACTCGAAGACGAGCCGGAAGGCGCCCTGATCGCCCGGCCCGTCTCCGTCGACGAAGTCGAAGTAGGCGCTGATGGCGTTGTGCACCCGCGTCTTGTTGTCGGTGGTGGACGCCATCGCCTCACGCACCTGGCCCACCAGCTTCTCACCGAGGCCGTCGAGCAAAGCGAGATAGAGGTCGAGCTTGCCGGGGAAGTGCTGGTAGAGCACCGGTTTGGAGACGCCGGCGCGCACCGCGATGTCGTCCATCGCGGCCGCGTGATACCCGTTGGCGACGAAGACGTCCCGCGCCGCGTCGAGCAGTTGCTGGCGGCGGGCCGAGCGGGGGAGTCGCCCACCGCGGGTGGCCGATCCGGTCGATGCCGGCACGCCGATCAGCCTCGCTCGTCCTCGTCGAGCGGCACTTCCTCGGCCTGTTCCTGCGCGTCCGCGGGATCCACCTCGGGATCGTCGGAGACCTCGAGAGTCGGGTCGTCGTCCTCGCCGGCGGGGCTCTCCCAGGGAGTTTCGGTCACTGTCGCCTCCGAGGCTCGACTGAGGTGCTCTGCACAACGTGGACCCGTCCTGGGCCCATTGTGCACGCGTCTGGGGGACTGGTCAGTCCGGCAACCCGCGGCGGCCTTTCAACGCACCGGCGAGCAGGTCGCCGTCCCGCTCGACCCGGTCGAGCACCTCGGAAGCGGTGAAAGAGATCGACCCGCCGCGCTCGACCTCCTCCCAGGTCAGCGGCGTGGACACAGTCGGGCGCTCCCGGGCCCGCAGGGAGTAGACACAGATCGTGGTCTTGGCGGGGTTGTTCTGGCTCCAGTCGACGAAGACCTTGCCCGGACGCAACGATTTGCTCATCTGGGCGACCACCAGATCGCCGTGCTCCTCGGCGAGCCGCTCGGCCAGCATCCGCGCGTAGTCCGAGGTCCGGCCGGCCGGCGTCTCGGTGATCGGCACGCACAGCTGCATGCCCTTCGACCCGCTCGTCTTGGGATACGCCGCGAGGCCGTCGTCGTCGAGGGCGGCGCGCAGCAGGGTCGCGACCTCGCAGCATTCGGCGATGGTCGCGGGCGGTCCCGGGTCGAGGTCGAAGACCAGTTGGTCGACGCCCCGCTGCCCCCCGCGCGGGCCGACCCGCCACTGCGGGGTGTGCAGCTCGAGAGCAGCGAGGTTGGCCACCCACACCAGGGTGGGGAGGTCGTCGATGACGAGGTAGTCGATCTCGTCCCGGTTCTTCGTGCTGCCCGGACTTGGCAGCCGGACCGTGCGCGTCCAGTCCGGGCGGTGCGAGGGCGCGTTCTTCTCGAAGAAGAACTTGCCGTCGACGCCATTCGGATATCGCTTGAGCGTCGCCGGCCGACCGGCCAGATGCGGCAGCATCACCGGAGCGATCCGCGAGTAGTAGTCGATGACCTCGCCCTTGGTGAAGCCGTCGGGATAAAGCGGCTTGTCCACATTGGACAGGCGAAGCACCCGGCCGTCGACCTGCACCTGCAGTTCGTTACTCACGGACCACCTCGTCTGGATTCTTGTCGTCCCGCAATCCCTGGTACGTGGGGAAACGTAGTCGCCCGTTGGGCGTCCATTCGCCGAACTCGACCTCCACCACCACCTGCGGATCGCACCACACGACGTCGCGCCGGTCCGCGGTCGGTGGGGGCTCGGCAAAGGCCGGGCGCTCTCGCCGGAGCGGCAGCAGCCGGTCCGCGAGCAGATCCAGCGCGGCGTCGGTGAACCCGCTGCCGACCTGGCCGGCGTAGACCAGGTCGCCGTCGCGGTGGTAGCCGAGGACCAGCGCGCCGATGCTGCCCCGCCGGCCGCCGCTGCCCCGTTGCCAGCCCGCGACGACGAACTCCTGCCGGCGCAGCAGGCGCACCTTCACCCATTCCGAGCTGCGCACGCCGGGCCGGTACGGCGAGGCGAGGCGTTTGGCGACGACGCCCTCCAGCCCCTGGGTGTGGCAGGCGGCCACGGTGGCCGGCCCGTCGTCGAACGTCGGCGGGACCGTCCACCGCTCGCCGCCCAGGCCGAGCCGGTCGAGGGTCGCCCGGCGCTCGGCGTAAGGCCGGTCGGTCAGGTCGACGCCGTAAAGGCGCAGGACGTCGAAGATCAGGTAGCTGACCGGCGTCGTCCCGGCGAGCCGACGGGCATGGGCGGCGTTGCGGACGTGCATCCGCGGCTGCAGCGCGGCGAACGACGGCCGGTTGTCGGCGAACGCGACCACTTCGCCGTCGAGCAGGACATCCTCGGCGATTTCGGCGAGCCCGTGCAGCTCCGGATAGGCGACCGTCACCTCGCTACCGGACCGGCTGGTCATCCGCAGTCCCTCGGCGGTGATGTCGGCGAGCGCCCGGACACCGTCCCATTTCATCTCATACGACCACCCGGGACCCTCGGGTAGGGCACCGGCGACGGCGAGCATGGGTCTCACCCGGACCATCCTGCCGTGCACATTGGACGAGACAACTCCCTGGCCAAATGCCACCCTGGGCTCATGCGCGCGATCTGGAAGGGTGCGATCTCGTTCGGACTGGTGAGTATCCCCGTCCGGCTCTTTACGGCGACCGAGGAGCGGGACGTCTCGTTCCACCAGGTGCACCGCACCGACGGTGGGCGGGTCCGCTACCGGCGTATCTGCACGGTCGACGGTGAAGAGGTGCCTTACGCCGACATCGCGAAGGGCTACGAGCTGCCCGGCGGCGAGATCGTGGTGCTGACTGACGACGACCTCGCCGACCTGCCGC
Proteins encoded in this region:
- a CDS encoding oxygenase MpaB family protein produces the protein MTSDLGFFGPDSVTWRLHADPVVFFVGGLRALLLQALHPRAIAGVAAHDGFTTDPWGRLQRTSEYLGVTTFGTVADAEQAAARIRRIHRSLAAVDPDTGRVFRLDEPDLLLWVHCAEVDSTLATARLAGVGPNARDADRYVAEQVRSAELVGVPADMVPRTAGDLESYLAGMRSTLRLTPAARSAARFVLVPPMPTWVVLGTPARPAWAGVAGLALGALPGWARRMYWLPGLPTTRFAVAAGLRVLRTTTALLPPKLREGPALTDARRRLAATPVRRLQVVPPA
- a CDS encoding DUF3107 domain-containing protein is translated as MEVKVGVQQSPRELVLESAQTPEEVEQAVTAALADADGVLSLVDDKGRRLIVPSQKVAYVEIAETESRRVGFIAS
- a CDS encoding DEAD/DEAH box helicase, whose protein sequence is MTNSEKDSAGGADSAAATDAVAAEHRTDLVAGEEAERFEPLAARADVEQSAPLFADLGVDPTIVESLADVGIARTFAIQELTLPIALPGHDLIGQARTGTGKTLGFGVPLLQRITLPGEKGATPQALVVVPTRELCVQVTRDLQAAGARSQARCVAIYGGRAYEPQVSALQKGVDVVVGTPGRLLDLVQQGHLVLDRVSVLVLDEADEMLDLGFLPDIERILASVPTERQTMLFSATMPAPIVSLSRAFMRQPTHVRAHGNDEGSTVPETRQLVYRAHAMDKVELLARILQSRDRELIMVFCRTKRTAAKVADDLTDRGFAAAAVHGDLGQGAREQAMRAFRSGKVDVLIATDVAARGIDVTGVSHVINYQCPEDEKVYLHRIGRTGRAGGDGTAVTFVDWDDVPRWKHINTALGLSFDDPPETYSTSAHLYADLDIPESAGGTLPRDQRKRAGLRAEKVEDIGETGRRAVSGGRDAGRRRDGRSDRARDHGSDHESRGPAPGKGRSRRRTRRGDPVDASAGPEATDSTSGGVPEQGEPGRADTRRPRRRRRGGQRRHQGDGAGDSTGGSDTAASRPTG
- the rsgA gene encoding ribosome small subunit-dependent GTPase A, with the protein product MTESLSALGWNPDLAQQFATTAPPGCIPGRVGRIDRGGLLVHTGSDVVAAVPAGRLFRDDDADRLAVGDWVVLDDRRVIAILPRRTVLTRQDSGGAAVEAPVASNVDIVLVVIALDGALRLGRLERYVAFAWSSGATPVVVLNKADRCPDVPGAVSEAETVAVGAAVHAVSAHDGTGLDELRTYVVDGATAALIGPSGVGKSTIVNRLTATDASPTTEIRSDGKGRHTTTWRELVPLSGGGVLLDTPGLRGLALWESGEGVDATFADIGELIENCRFTDCAHKAEPGCAVLGAVEAGTLAPERLARYRKLLREEAWLAGRRDARARAAESARLRRFSREIRDQPHR
- a CDS encoding alkaline phosphatase family protein; its protein translation is MTGVSRRRFLSGSAAVAGGAAVAGLSPARASAATHGGRSGTIADVEHVIVLMQENRSFDHYYGSLGGVRGLGDKRLLTYPGGADVLTQPDATRTDGGTLLPWHMDTAQYDAQEAGDLDHSWEGTHEAWNSGAWNRWVAAKGEETMGFFTRSDIPWQYALADAFTICDHYHCSIQGPTTPNRLYHWTGTIDPAGAAGGPAISNPADYVPVYNWTTYPERLEAA
- the ligD gene encoding non-homologous end-joining DNA ligase, whose product is MLAVAGALPEGPGWSYEMKWDGVRALADITAEGLRMTSRSGSEVTVAYPELHGLAEIAEDVLLDGEVVAFADNRPSFAALQPRMHVRNAAHARRLAGTTPVSYLIFDVLRLYGVDLTDRPYAERRATLDRLGLGGERWTVPPTFDDGPATVAACHTQGLEGVVAKRLASPYRPGVRSSEWVKVRLLRRQEFVVAGWQRGSGGRRGSIGALVLGYHRDGDLVYAGQVGSGFTDAALDLLADRLLPLRRERPAFAEPPPTADRRDVVWCDPQVVVEVEFGEWTPNGRLRFPTYQGLRDDKNPDEVVRE
- a CDS encoding TetR/AcrR family transcriptional regulator, whose product is MPASTGSATRGGRLPRSARRQQLLDAARDVFVANGYHAAAMDDIAVRAGVSKPVLYQHFPGKLDLYLALLDGLGEKLVGQVREAMASTTDNKTRVHNAISAYFDFVDGDGPGDQGAFRLVFESDLRNEPAVRERVERTSHLCMQALADTIAADTGLARVQAELLSMAMIGISEVGARYWLLRDRAVPKEDAVRLLETLAWRGISSFPRQGEND
- a CDS encoding PPOX class F420-dependent oxidoreductase translates to MEIEKAQDFLRSNHRGVLSTNRSSGGVQLSPVTATVDDSGAVVISSREPAYKVRNLSRDPRASYCALNDGFFGEWLQIDGRAEIVPLPEAMDGLVDYYRSISGEHDDWDEYRAAMRAQRRVLIRITIERAGPDRSG
- a CDS encoding alpha/beta hydrolase, encoding MSQLASHAAERRTVRTPSGPVAVLDTGPGRLTPALLVPGFTGSKEDFAPLLDRLAATGRRTVAIDLPGQYESPGPDDPAAYGMDVLAADVAAVIADLRARPHLVGHSFGGLVGRALVLATPSTVSSYVLLDSGPAAAVGERRARLEALEPVLDSGGLPAVYAAIEAAESSDPRWQATPVDLRDFLKRRFLASSAAGLKGMADALRREPDRVDELAAAGVPLLVACGVEDNAWSPAVQEEMAHRLGAGFVAIPGAQHSPAVENPDETARILLDFWSTVDEHD
- the ligD gene encoding non-homologous end-joining DNA ligase yields the protein MSNELQVQVDGRVLRLSNVDKPLYPDGFTKGEVIDYYSRIAPVMLPHLAGRPATLKRYPNGVDGKFFFEKNAPSHRPDWTRTVRLPSPGSTKNRDEIDYLVIDDLPTLVWVANLAALELHTPQWRVGPRGGQRGVDQLVFDLDPGPPATIAECCEVATLLRAALDDDGLAAYPKTSGSKGMQLCVPITETPAGRTSDYARMLAERLAEEHGDLVVAQMSKSLRPGKVFVDWSQNNPAKTTICVYSLRARERPTVSTPLTWEEVERGGSISFTASEVLDRVERDGDLLAGALKGRRGLPD
- a CDS encoding ferritin-like fold-containing protein — its product is MPESPEQAAALPSQHAVVDLLGVLAYGELTAFGRLATDSRLAPTLAGRAALAEMAAAEIGHFGRLRTRLTEMGVDPDTAMAPFIIPLDAFHDSTRPRTWLEGLVKAYVGDGIAADFYREIAGWLDPPTRDLVLEVLEDTGHAAFAVREVRAAIDADPRVAGRLALWARRLLGEAISQAQRVAADRDALAELIVGGSGDLAGIGTLFKRLTDAHAQRMRNLGLSG
- a CDS encoding PQQ-binding-like beta-propeller repeat protein, whose amino-acid sequence is MALGIPGSRWGRALVGAAVLVIVAAAVGIPVVLTSDWWTLSYAVAAQAPRALSPTEPAGTVHRAWSASGTPSAGSPVGPAAVVTADRHEIAGRDPRTGAIKWHYRRGNADLCSWVVANSSAVAVFRNGTSCSDITAFDPDTGSRRWYRNADLGAHIRLVAAPNVVVATEKAGLTAFYTDGGGDAWSFSKPGCTMGPVAGGDVGVVVVADCGRRGDSLIALDSYSGDKKWTVAAGGENPQLLGADNRVTLLSRIGGRATLSVFSSTGHAVGSISGHGLTDAARQLPTGAVADGRLVAFDGNRVFALALDRPRIAWSAPATGPADVEGSAALVPQNTGFAEYAVATGQVVRRVTATVPSAPTALARIGSAIVAVSPEATTAFD